In Helianthus annuus cultivar XRQ/B chromosome 9, HanXRQr2.0-SUNRISE, whole genome shotgun sequence, the following are encoded in one genomic region:
- the LOC110874099 gene encoding TMV resistance protein N: MASNSASSVQKSFKYDVFLSFRAEDTRKTFVDHLYLALVNKGIVTYKDDETIKKGERISEQLIRSIEDSRFYIIVFSKNYASSSWCLNELVEIMKCQNTTEHTAYPIFYDVEPTEVRHQSGAFGEAFAKLVAKHEKGSGMFSFLKLFTRKRKRTSEEVDLDKEEDVGRWRYALTEAAGLAGMELKNTFNGHEAKSIQQIVEEVSLKLYPFNPRVDGKLVGMETRVKNVVLSLDIDTNDVRLIGIKGMGGAGKTTLARAVFDHISFRFEGKSFVENVREISKDSGLKELQRHVLSTVLNDQSIFVPSVSDGKNMMKKIMGSRKILLVLDDVDHIDQLEALAGESTWFKLGCRIIITTRDEQVLKAHRVNFIHDVNLLSNKEAICLLSRYAFGREIPNQGYEELSRMVIHYAAGLPLTIKLLGSFLYGRIEGEWKDTIKRLKTIPLKETQEKLELSYNALENDQKEIFLDIACILKGKRKKKAIRILESRGFCAQIALRVLEQKSLISISKDKERYCYVNVHFNDVDVVERLLLHDHIEEMGMNIVRRLHPHEPKRHSRLWIKEEIEDILVNELGTEETQGIKLKYTGLHPTIIEKGLRKMKELRYLYVDTIYDSRIVGEVSQHLPDSLQSLCWKSYPFQSLPESFQGYKLVNLQMAGSKISKLWEGGEGKVLNNLKFLDLHN, from the exons ATGGCTTCTAATTCAGCGTCATCAGTTCAAAAGAGCTTCAAGTATGATGTATTTTTGAGTTTCAGGGCTGAAGACACCCGTAAGACCTTTGTTGATCATCTCTATCTTGCTCTTGTCAATAAAGGCATTGTTACTTATAAAGATGATGAAACAATCAAGAAAGGGGAAAGGATCAGTGAACAGCTCATCAGATCCATTGAAGACTCCAGATTTTACATCATTGTATTCTCCAAGAACTATGCGTCTTCATCATGGTGCTTAAACGAGCTCGTGGAGATTATGAAGTGCCAAAACACAACCGAGCATACAGCTTACCCCATCTTCTATGATGTGGAACCCACCGAAGTGCGCCACCAAAGTGGGGCATTTGGGGAAGCCTTTGCAAAACTTGTTGCCAAACATGAAAAGGGTAGCGGGATGTTTTCCTTCTTGAAATTGTTCACAAGGAAGAGGAAGAGGACGTCTGAAGAAGTAGATCTG GACAAGGAAGAGGATGTTGGAAGATGGAGATATGCTCTAACTGAAGCAGCTGGCCTGGCTGGGATGGAGTTGAAGAACACGTTCAATGG GCATGAAGCAAAATCTATCCAACAAATTGTTGAAGAGGTTTCCCTAAAGCTGTATCCCTTTAATCCGAGAGTTGATGGGAAGTTAGTAGGCATGGAAACTCGGGTGAAGAATGTGGTTCTATCTTTAGATATTGATACTAATGACGTCCGTCTGATAGGGATCAAGGGGATGGGAGGTGCTGGGAAAACCACTTTGGCGAGGGCTGTTTTTGATCACATATCCTTTCGGTTTGAAGGTAAAAGCTTTGTCGAAAATGTAAGAGAAATTTCCAAAGATTCTGGTTTGAAGGAGTTGCAAAGACACGTCCTTTCAACTGTGTTAAATGATCAAAGCATTTTTGTACCAAGTGTTTCTGATGGAAAAAATATGATGAAAAAGATAATGGGTAGTAGGAAGATTCTTTTAGTTCTAGATGATGTGGATCATATAGACCAGCTTGAAGCGTTAGCAGGTGAGTCTACTTGGTTTAAACTGGGATGTAGAATCATCATCACAACAAGAGATGAGCAAGTGTTGAAGGCCCATCGAGTGAACTTTATTCATGATGTCAATCTCTTATCAAATAAGGAAGCAATTTGCCTCTTAAGTAGGTATGCATTTGGGAGAGAGATTCCAAATCAAGGGTATGAAGAGCTATCAAGAATGGTTATACATTATGCTGCTGGCCTTCCATTAACAATCAAACTCTTGGGTTCTTTTCTTTATGGTAGAATTGAGGGTGAATGGAAAGATACCATTAAAAGACTAAAAACAATTCCGTTGAAGGAAACTCAAGAAAAACTAGAACTAAGCTATAATGCTCTAGAGAATGATCAAAAAGAAATATTTCTGGATATTGCTTGCATACTGAAAGGTAAAAGGAAGAAGAAAGCAATCAGAATACTTGAAAGCCGTGGGTTTTGTGCTCAGATTGCTCTAAGAGTTCTTGAACAGAAATCCTTGATAAGTATATCCAAGGATAAAGAAAGATACTGTTATGTTAATGTTCACTTTAATGACGTTGATGTTGTTGAAAGGTTGCTCTTGCATGACCATATAGAAGAAATGGGCATGAATATTGTTAGGCGTTTGCACCCTCATGAGCCTAAGAGACATAGCCGATTATGGATTAAAGAGGAAATTGAAGATATACTGGTCAATGAATTG GGTACTGAAGAAACACAAGGTATAAAGCTGAAGTATACAGGTCTTCATCCAACGATTATTGAGAAAGGTCTTAGAAAGATGAAAGAACTTAGATATCTTTACGTGGATACCATATATGATTCGAGGATAGTTGGTGAAGTTAGCCAACACTTACCAGATTCTTTACAATCTCTATGTTGGAAATCATACCCTTTTCAGTCTTTACCTGAATCGTTTCAAGGATATAAGCTCGTTAACCTTCAAATGGCTGGGAGCAAA